In Elaeis guineensis isolate ETL-2024a chromosome 1, EG11, whole genome shotgun sequence, a genomic segment contains:
- the LOC105039645 gene encoding uncharacterized protein isoform X2, whose translation MASDTCQKRGIKQNLLNLEDIRLDTNWEDVTCPICLDFPHNGVLLQCSSYDKGCRPFMCDTDHTHSNCLSRFKSAYGLPAIAKVSSTTNETSLESFQEIPSSPNSRPTCPLCRGDVIGWIVIDEARLYLNMKKRCCQEKCCSYVGNFFELQKHTQLKHPHSRPSEIDPARQLDWENFQQSSDIIDVLSTIHAEVPHGVVLGDYVIEYGDEETGDEYDDFHRNRRKWWTSCILFVNFRASRNRRRSGRSERSERSERRSSGRSSSDGSNLDEGSTRSVDIREYRFEETDDEYVGATGGGGGAASRRIPSHYRYARRRSRFYDP comes from the exons ATGGCTTCAGACACTTGTCAGAAGAGAGGTATCAAGCAGAACTTGTTGAACCTGGAAGACATACGGTTGGATACTAATTGGGAAGATGTGACTTGCCCAATATGTTTGGATTTCCCACATAATGGAGTATTACTGCAGTGTTCTTCATATGATAAGGGGTGTCGGCCATTCATGTGTGATACAGATCACACCCACTCAAACTGTCTCAGCCGTTTTAAGAGTGCATATGGGTTGCCTGCTattgcaaaagtttcatcaactACAAATGAGACTTCTCTGGAAAGCTTTCAGGAGATCCCATCAAGCCCCAACAGCCGACCAACCTGTCCGCTGTGTAGAGGAGATGTTATAGGATGGATTGTAATAGATGAGGCCCGTCTGTATCTGAACATGAAAAAAAGGTGCTGCCAAGAGAAATGCTGTTCATATGTGGGCAACTTTTTTGAGCTGCAGAAGCACACTCAATTAAAACACCCCCATTCACGTCCTTCGGAAATAGACCCTGCAAGACAACTAGATTGGGAAAATTTCCAGCAGTCTTCAGATATCATAGATGTCTTGAGCACCATACATGCAGAAGTACCACATGGTGTGGTTTTGGGGGACTACGTAATTGAGTATGGGGATGAAGAGACAGGAGATGAATATGATGATTTCCACCGGAATAGACGCAAGTGGTGGACCTCTTGTATTTTGTTTGTAAACTTTAGGGCTTCAAGAAACCGACGGAGATCAGGAAGAAGTGAAAGAAGCGAAAGAAGTGAAAGGAGAAGCAGTGGCCGATCAAGCTCTGATGGTTCAAATCTGGATGAGGGTTCTACAAGATCTGTAGACATAAGAGAATACAGGTTTGAGGAAACCGATGACGAGTATGTAGGAGCCaccggtggtggtggtggtgcagCATCCAGGAGAATCCCCAGCCATTACAG GTATGCGAGGCGCAGATCTCGTTTTTATGATCCTTGA
- the LOC105039646 gene encoding cytoplasmic 60S subunit biogenesis factor REI1 homolog 2, producing the protein MPVLTCNACNKEFHDEVEQKLHYRSEWHRYNLKRKVAGVPGVTEALFQARQSALAEERNKLSATPMLYSCALCGKEYRSSKAHAQHLKSRVHAMKASQESDPAIAGITIIKPITGRMQNKSTLPSQSSAVREIDGEESEESDDEWVEVDPDDELEMASESLTNLHVHEQSSGSGVDQSDDMDEFEDLDPSCCFVCDQKHHDIESCMVHMHKQHGFFIPDVEYLKDPKGLLTYVGLKVKRDFMCLYCNERCHPFQSLEAVRKHMIAKGHCKLRYGDGGDDDDGDLEDFYDYGSSYLDADGKQLVAANDMANSVELGMGGSELIVTRRTDSGVLVRTFGSREFLRYYRQKPRPSPARDVALAISLASRYRSLGLATVQSKEKIVRMKVLRQMNRNGVEVMRSKIGMKSNVIRNLPKNVPY; encoded by the exons ATGCCGGTTCTGACGTGCAACGCGTGCAACAAGGAGTTCCACGACGAGGTGGAGCAGAAGCTCCATTACCGATCCGAATGGCACCGCTACAACCTCAAGAGAAAG GTAGCGGGAGTCCCAGGGGTGACGGAAGCATTATTTCAGGCTAGGCAGTCAGCCCTGGCTGAAGAGAGAAACAAGTTGAGTGCAACCCCCATGTTGTATAGTTGTGCTCTTTGTGGGAAGGAGTATAGGAGTTCCAAAGCTCATGCTCAGCATCTGAAATCACGAGTTCATGCTATGAAAGCTTCTCAAGAATCAGATCCTGCCATTGCAGGAATTACTATAATCAAGCCAATTACAGGGCGCATGCAAAACAAATCAACATTGCCAAGCCAGTCCTCTGCTGTAAGAGAAATTGATGGTGAAGAAAGTGAAGAGAGTGATGATGAATGGGTGGAGGTCGATCCAGATGATGAGTTGGAAATGGCATCTGAATCTCTGACTAATCTGCATGTACATGAACAGAGTTCTGGCTCTGGTGTTGACCAATCTGATGACATGGATGAATTTGAAGACTTGGACCCTTCATGCTGTTTTGTCTGTGACCAAAAGCATCATGACATAGAAAGCTGCATGGTTCACATGCATAAGCAGCATGGATTTTTCATACCTGATGTCGAGTATCTGAAGGACCCTAAGGGCCTTCTTACATATGTTGGTCTTAAG GTGAAAAGGGACTTCATGTGTTTATATTGCAATGAGAGATGCCATCCTTTTCAAAGCTTGGAAGCTGTAAGGAAGCACATGATAGCCAAAGGTCATTGCAAATTACGATATGGAGATGGAGGTGATGACGATGATGGGGACTTGGAAGATTTCTATGATTATGGCAGCAG CTATTTGGATGCGGATGGTAAGCAGTTGGTGGCTGCAAATGATATGGCTAATAGTGTTGAGCTTGGAATGGGAGGATCTGAGCTTATTGTAACACGGAGGACTGATAGCGGGGTTCTTGTTCGAACTTTTGGATCTCGGGAGTTTCTGCGTTACTACCGCCAGAAGCCACGACCTTCTCCCGCAAGAGATGTTGCTCTAGCGATTTCATTAGCTTCAAG GTATCGAAGTCTGGGATTGGCAACGGTGCAGTCAAAAGAGAAGATTGTGAGGATGAAAGTTTTAAGGCAGATGAATCGGAATGGGGTAGAGGTGATGCGCTCAAAAATTGGAATGAAGAGTAATGTTATCAGAAATCTTCCAAAGAATGTCCCGTATTAG
- the LOC105039645 gene encoding uncharacterized protein isoform X1, whose protein sequence is MWCGNKSSHHRRKLASSSHILAKFNFNGSEVCLRKLCMASDTCQKRGIKQNLLNLEDIRLDTNWEDVTCPICLDFPHNGVLLQCSSYDKGCRPFMCDTDHTHSNCLSRFKSAYGLPAIAKVSSTTNETSLESFQEIPSSPNSRPTCPLCRGDVIGWIVIDEARLYLNMKKRCCQEKCCSYVGNFFELQKHTQLKHPHSRPSEIDPARQLDWENFQQSSDIIDVLSTIHAEVPHGVVLGDYVIEYGDEETGDEYDDFHRNRRKWWTSCILFVNFRASRNRRRSGRSERSERSERRSSGRSSSDGSNLDEGSTRSVDIREYRFEETDDEYVGATGGGGGAASRRIPSHYRYARRRSRFYDP, encoded by the exons ATGTGGTGTGGTAACAAATCAAGTCATCATCGGAGGAAACTCG CTTCATCCAGTCACATTTTGGCCAAATTTAATTTCAATGGCAGTGAAGTTTGTTTAAGAAAGCTTTGTATGGCTTCAGACACTTGTCAGAAGAGAGGTATCAAGCAGAACTTGTTGAACCTGGAAGACATACGGTTGGATACTAATTGGGAAGATGTGACTTGCCCAATATGTTTGGATTTCCCACATAATGGAGTATTACTGCAGTGTTCTTCATATGATAAGGGGTGTCGGCCATTCATGTGTGATACAGATCACACCCACTCAAACTGTCTCAGCCGTTTTAAGAGTGCATATGGGTTGCCTGCTattgcaaaagtttcatcaactACAAATGAGACTTCTCTGGAAAGCTTTCAGGAGATCCCATCAAGCCCCAACAGCCGACCAACCTGTCCGCTGTGTAGAGGAGATGTTATAGGATGGATTGTAATAGATGAGGCCCGTCTGTATCTGAACATGAAAAAAAGGTGCTGCCAAGAGAAATGCTGTTCATATGTGGGCAACTTTTTTGAGCTGCAGAAGCACACTCAATTAAAACACCCCCATTCACGTCCTTCGGAAATAGACCCTGCAAGACAACTAGATTGGGAAAATTTCCAGCAGTCTTCAGATATCATAGATGTCTTGAGCACCATACATGCAGAAGTACCACATGGTGTGGTTTTGGGGGACTACGTAATTGAGTATGGGGATGAAGAGACAGGAGATGAATATGATGATTTCCACCGGAATAGACGCAAGTGGTGGACCTCTTGTATTTTGTTTGTAAACTTTAGGGCTTCAAGAAACCGACGGAGATCAGGAAGAAGTGAAAGAAGCGAAAGAAGTGAAAGGAGAAGCAGTGGCCGATCAAGCTCTGATGGTTCAAATCTGGATGAGGGTTCTACAAGATCTGTAGACATAAGAGAATACAGGTTTGAGGAAACCGATGACGAGTATGTAGGAGCCaccggtggtggtggtggtgcagCATCCAGGAGAATCCCCAGCCATTACAG GTATGCGAGGCGCAGATCTCGTTTTTATGATCCTTGA